The genomic interval GTTCGTCAAACGCCTGATCACCCCGCTGGTGACCGGTATCGTGGTGCTGATGATCGGCCTGACCTTGATCAAGGTCGGCCTGATCAGCATGGGCGGTGGCTTTGGCGCCATGGCCAACGGCACCTTTGCCAATGGCGATAACCTGCTGCTGTCGGGCGTGGTGCTGGCGATCATCGTGATCCTCAACCGCGTACCCGTAGTGTGGATGCGCAGTTGCGCCATCGTCATCGCCCTGGCGGTCGGTTACGCGCTGGCCGGCTACATGGGCCGCCTGGACTTCACCGGCATGCATGAAGCCGCGCTGTTCCAGGTGCCGACCCCGCTGCACTTTGGCCTGGGCTTCTCGTGGGCGCTGTTCATTCCGATGCTGGTGATTTACCTGGTGACTTCGCTGGAAGCCATCGGTGACGTTACCGCCACCAGCAAGGTGTCGCGCCAGCCGGTCGAAGGGCCGGTGTGGATGCAGCGGATCAAAGGTGGCGTGCTGGTCAACGGTGCCAACTCGCTGCTGGCCGGTGTGTTCAACACCTTCCCCAGCTCGATCTTTGCCCAGAACAACGGGGTGATTCAGCTGACCGGTATTGCCAGCCGCCACATCGGCATGTGGATTGCCGTGATGCTGGTGCTGCTGGGGCTGTTCCCAAGCGTTGCCGGGGTGATCCAGGCGGTGCCGGAGCCGGTGCTGGGTGGTGCGGCCATGGTGATGTTCGGGGCGGTTGCGGCTTCGGGTATCAACATTCTGGCCAGCACCCGGCTGGACCGTCGTGCACTGCTGATCATTGCCGTGTCGTTGGCGCTGGGCCTGGGCGTGGCGCAGGTGCCGGAGTTCCTGGCGCATATGCCGGCGGCGATTCGCAATGTGCTGGAGTCGGGTGTGGCTACCGGGGGGATCTGTGCGCTGGTGCTGAACTGGTTCTTGCCGGAGAGCAAGGAGCAGGGTTGAGTCTTGTGTCCTTCTGACAGGGCAATGGGGCTGCTTTGCAGCCCATCGCGACACAAGGCCGCTCCTACAGGGGTCGCGTAGGGCACACGGATACATAGAAAGCCCGCGCCGCTTGCACAAGCGGGCGCGGGCTTTTTTGCTTTATCATGGCAGCATTCCTTTGCATGAGTTATCCATGAAATTCGCTATCGCGGTGTTCTCCCCGGCCCATGCGCCCTCCTCGCGGCGTGCCTTGCGCTACGCCGAGGCGGTACTGGCCGGCGGGCATGAGATTGCCCGGCTGTTTTTCTATCAGGACGGGGTGCACAGTGCCTCGGCCAACGTGGTCGCGCCCCAGGACGAACTGGACGTGGCAGGCCAATGGCGTACCTTTATCCAGACCCACCAGCTGGACGCGGTGGTGTGTATCGCCGCGGCCCTGCGCCGTGGCGTGCTCGACGAGGCTGAAGCCAACCGTTACCAGCGCCCGGCCGTGAACCTGCCCAAACCGTGGGAACTGTCGGGGCTTGGCCAGCTGCATGAAGCGGCGCAGGTTGCCGACCGCCTTGTCTGCTTCGGAGGCGACTGAAATGGCCAAATCCTTGTTGATCATCAGCCGTCAGGCCCCGTGGAACGGCCCATCAGCCCGCGAAGCACTGGACATTGTCCTGGCCGGCGGCGCGTTCGACCTGCCGCTGGGCATGCTGTTCCTGGACGACGGCGTGTTCCAGCTCGCCCCGGCGCAGCAACCTACCGCTGTGCAACAGAAGAACCTGGCCGCCAACCTGCAGGCACTGCCAATGTTCGGTGTCGAAGAACTGTTTGCCTGCAGCCACAGCCTTAAGCGCCGCGGCCTGGCAGCCGATGCCCTGGCACTGCCGGTGCAAGTGCTCGACGACGCGGCACTGGCCGCGCTGATCGCCCGTTTCGACCAGGTGGTAACGCTCTGATGACAACCCTGCATGTAATTGCCCACTCCCCGTTTGGCGACGAGCGCCTGGCCAGCTGCCTGCGCCTGCTCGGCACCGACGACGCGTTGCTGCTGTGCGGCGATGCGGTGTATGCCCTGCGCAGCGGCAGCGAGCCGCATCGCCAACTGCAAGCTGCCGGCCTGGCCCGGCGCCTGTTCGCCCTGGATGAGGATGTGCAAGCTCGCGCGGTCGGCAACGACTTGGCCAAAGCCGTGGACTACGCCGGGTTCGTCGAACTGTCGCTGCTTTACGACAAGGTCAACAGCTGGCTATGAGTACGCTCAACGTTGGCGATCAGGCGATCGCCCTGGACAAGGACGGCTTTCTGGTCGACCTGCAAGACTGGTCCCGCGCCGCCGCCGAGGCTTTAGCCGAGCGCGAGGGTATCCCGTTGACGGCGGACCATTGGGAAATCCTCGAACTGCTGCGCCAGTTCTACCAGGAATACCAGCTGTCCCCGGCCACGCGCCCACTGATCAAGTACACGGCCCTGAAGCTGGGCCCGGAAAAGGGCAACAGCCCGCACCTGAACCGCCTGTTCAATGGCACCCCCGCCAAACTTGCCGCCAAGCTGGCGGGCCTGCCCAAGCCGACCAACTGCATATGACCCAGCCCCTCTTGAAAGAAGTTCGCCCGCTCACGCTTGAAACCCCTGCCGAGCACCCGTTCGCCGAATTCGTGCGCATTCTCGGCAAAGGCAAGCGCGGCGCGCGCGGCCTGACCCGTGAAGAGGCCCGCGCGGCCATGACCCTGCTGCTGGAAGGCAAGGTCGAGGACACCCAGCTGGGCGCCTTCCTCATGCTGCTGCGCCACAAGGAAGAAAGCGCCGAAGAGCTGGCCGGCTTCAC from Pseudomonas fortuita carries:
- the tusB gene encoding sulfurtransferase complex subunit TusB; protein product: MTTLHVIAHSPFGDERLASCLRLLGTDDALLLCGDAVYALRSGSEPHRQLQAAGLARRLFALDEDVQARAVGNDLAKAVDYAGFVELSLLYDKVNSWL
- a CDS encoding TusE/DsrC/DsvC family sulfur relay protein; translated protein: MSTLNVGDQAIALDKDGFLVDLQDWSRAAAEALAEREGIPLTADHWEILELLRQFYQEYQLSPATRPLIKYTALKLGPEKGNSPHLNRLFNGTPAKLAAKLAGLPKPTNCI
- a CDS encoding nucleobase:cation symporter-2 family protein, whose product is MSSHEHSPGAAAPANELVLGLEDKPRLLIGLLAALQHLLAIIVPIVTPGLLICQALGVSARDTNLIVSMSLVISGIATFVQCKRFGPFGAGLLIVQGTSFNFVGPLIAGGALMVKQGTPVEGVMAAIFGVVIAGSFVEMGVSRILPFVKRLITPLVTGIVVLMIGLTLIKVGLISMGGGFGAMANGTFANGDNLLLSGVVLAIIVILNRVPVVWMRSCAIVIALAVGYALAGYMGRLDFTGMHEAALFQVPTPLHFGLGFSWALFIPMLVIYLVTSLEAIGDVTATSKVSRQPVEGPVWMQRIKGGVLVNGANSLLAGVFNTFPSSIFAQNNGVIQLTGIASRHIGMWIAVMLVLLGLFPSVAGVIQAVPEPVLGGAAMVMFGAVAASGINILASTRLDRRALLIIAVSLALGLGVAQVPEFLAHMPAAIRNVLESGVATGGICALVLNWFLPESKEQG
- the tusC gene encoding sulfurtransferase complex subunit TusC; protein product: MAKSLLIISRQAPWNGPSAREALDIVLAGGAFDLPLGMLFLDDGVFQLAPAQQPTAVQQKNLAANLQALPMFGVEELFACSHSLKRRGLAADALALPVQVLDDAALAALIARFDQVVTL
- the tusD gene encoding sulfurtransferase complex subunit TusD, with the translated sequence MKFAIAVFSPAHAPSSRRALRYAEAVLAGGHEIARLFFYQDGVHSASANVVAPQDELDVAGQWRTFIQTHQLDAVVCIAAALRRGVLDEAEANRYQRPAVNLPKPWELSGLGQLHEAAQVADRLVCFGGD